In a single window of the Azotosporobacter soli genome:
- a CDS encoding ribose-phosphate diphosphokinase, translating to MLVDLSKLRIFSGNSNQGLAREIAEHMGTKLGNAFVGHFNNGETQVIIDESVRGKDVYIVQPTSYPVNDNMMELLIMIDAAKRASARTVTAVVPYYAYARQDRKTRGREPISAKLIANLLTTAGASRVVTIDLHAGQIQGFFDIPVDHFTAVPLLGDYIRNKRLDDLIVVSPDLGGVTRARQLADLLHAPIAIIEKRRPMPGVAEVMNLIGSVEGRTAVIVDDIVDTAGSLTEGANSLVKFGAKEVYAACTHAVLSHPAIERLEKSSIKELIVTNSIPLPPEKIHPKIKVVSIAPLIGDAILSIFSEKSVSLLFDGK from the coding sequence ATGTTGGTGGATCTAAGCAAATTGCGGATTTTTTCCGGTAATTCGAATCAGGGGTTGGCCAGAGAAATTGCGGAACACATGGGGACGAAACTCGGAAATGCCTTTGTCGGTCATTTTAACAATGGCGAGACGCAGGTCATCATTGATGAAAGCGTACGAGGCAAAGATGTTTACATCGTTCAGCCAACCAGTTATCCGGTAAATGACAACATGATGGAACTGTTGATCATGATTGATGCGGCGAAACGGGCTTCGGCCCGGACCGTTACGGCCGTGGTACCTTACTACGCGTATGCGCGTCAAGATCGCAAGACGCGAGGCCGCGAGCCGATTTCCGCAAAATTGATTGCTAATCTGCTGACCACCGCCGGCGCATCGCGTGTTGTGACGATCGACTTGCACGCCGGACAGATCCAAGGTTTCTTCGATATTCCGGTCGACCATTTTACTGCGGTGCCGTTACTGGGCGATTATATCCGCAACAAACGGCTGGATGATTTGATCGTTGTCTCACCGGATCTCGGCGGCGTGACGCGTGCGCGTCAGCTTGCCGATTTGCTGCATGCGCCGATCGCGATCATCGAAAAGCGCCGTCCGATGCCGGGCGTCGCGGAAGTAATGAACCTGATCGGCAGCGTCGAAGGACGTACGGCTGTGATTGTCGACGATATCGTCGATACCGCGGGCTCGCTGACCGAGGGCGCGAATTCGCTGGTCAAGTTTGGCGCCAAAGAAGTCTATGCGGCTTGCACGCATGCGGTGCTTAGCCATCCGGCGATCGAACGTCTCGAAAAATCATCGATCAAAGAACTGATCGTTACCAACAGCATTCCGTTGCCGCCGGAAAAAATACATCCTAAAATTAAAGTTGTTTCGATTGCGCCGCTGATCGGCGATGCCATCCTCAGCATCTTCAGCGAAAAATCGGTCAGCTTGTTGTTCGACGGAAAATAA
- a CDS encoding N-acetyltransferase produces the protein MTICVRNLTEGDIPAVAALFNACFAASVLHHCRGRLPKAAAMEDVFSLVRRAEAQAAFGVWSENGALLGYCFAPTSLGRLWRIALGRGGVLYWAWRWLKGDYGIGLWPLRLILVNKLGFIRSALTPGQSAGARILSIAVNETARGAGCGQALLTTALAYQKRQGAKKVRLEVRPENRAALRLYERNGFVPGGKTADSQGDWLIMWKEMADKHVGSETAPR, from the coding sequence ATGACGATTTGCGTGCGCAATTTGACGGAAGGCGATATTCCGGCGGTCGCTGCGTTGTTCAACGCTTGTTTTGCAGCCAGCGTCCTGCATCATTGCCGTGGCCGTCTGCCGAAAGCCGCGGCGATGGAGGATGTTTTTTCGCTGGTGCGTCGCGCCGAAGCGCAGGCTGCCTTCGGCGTCTGGTCGGAAAACGGTGCGCTGCTTGGTTATTGTTTCGCGCCGACCAGTTTGGGGCGGCTATGGCGAATCGCGTTGGGACGAGGCGGCGTTTTGTACTGGGCATGGCGTTGGCTGAAGGGCGATTACGGGATTGGACTTTGGCCGCTGCGTTTGATTTTAGTGAATAAACTGGGCTTTATCCGTTCGGCGTTGACGCCGGGGCAGAGCGCCGGGGCTAGGATACTGTCCATCGCAGTTAACGAAACGGCGCGCGGCGCGGGCTGCGGCCAGGCATTGCTTACGACGGCGCTTGCCTATCAAAAGCGTCAGGGTGCGAAGAAAGTTCGGCTGGAAGTGCGGCCGGAAAATCGGGCGGCGCTGCGTTTGTATGAACGAAATGGCTTTGTCCCTGGCGGCAAAACCGCCGATTCGCAGGGCGATTGGCTAATTATGTGGAAAGAGATGGCGGATAAGCATGTGGGATCTGAAACTGCGCCTCGTTAA
- a CDS encoding polysaccharide deacetylase family protein, which yields MWDLKLRLVNMLGLITLVVVAALLIDYFRLLRRPTRLGVTVALCGLVVGGALTLTAVLPDNEILGPVVFRGDGGEKLVALTFDDGPYPPYTGEVLDLLAEFRVPATFFVVGENADRHPELLKRMAREGHQVGSHTYHHVDLLKLNARELAAEMDQTSRAIQSITGHAPTAMRPPHGFRDPAILAAMKERNLKVVEWSVMSRDWTNPGVETIVERTLSKVKNGSIILLHDGDGLEAKASRAQSVAAARIIIERLQEEGYRFVTVDELQRQKTEGAWQ from the coding sequence ATGTGGGATCTGAAACTGCGCCTCGTTAATATGCTGGGCTTGATTACGCTGGTTGTCGTCGCGGCGCTGCTGATCGATTATTTTCGTCTCTTGCGCCGTCCGACGCGTCTTGGCGTTACGGTAGCGCTCTGCGGCTTGGTGGTCGGCGGTGCGTTGACGCTGACCGCGGTGCTGCCGGACAATGAAATATTGGGTCCGGTCGTGTTTCGCGGCGACGGCGGCGAAAAGCTGGTGGCGCTGACTTTTGACGATGGACCGTATCCGCCGTATACCGGAGAGGTTTTGGATCTGCTGGCCGAGTTTCGTGTGCCGGCAACCTTTTTCGTGGTCGGCGAAAATGCCGATCGCCATCCGGAGCTGCTAAAGCGAATGGCGCGCGAAGGCCATCAGGTCGGCAGCCACACCTACCATCACGTTGATCTTTTGAAGCTCAACGCGCGGGAGCTGGCCGCAGAAATGGATCAGACAAGCCGGGCGATCCAATCGATCACCGGTCATGCGCCGACGGCGATGCGACCGCCGCACGGCTTTCGTGATCCGGCGATCCTGGCGGCGATGAAGGAACGGAATTTGAAAGTGGTCGAATGGTCCGTGATGAGCCGCGACTGGACCAATCCGGGCGTGGAAACAATCGTCGAACGGACGCTGAGCAAGGTGAAGAATGGTTCGATCATCCTGCTGCATGACGGCGACGGTTTGGAAGCAAAAGCGTCGCGCGCGCAATCGGTCGCGGCCGCAAGGATCATCATCGAACGCCTGCAGGAAGAGGGCTACCGTTTTGTTACGGTGGATGAACTGCAGCGACAAAAAACGGAGGGTGCTTGGCAATGA
- the pth gene encoding aminoacyl-tRNA hydrolase has protein sequence MKIIVGLGNPGQEYSATKHNVGFMVLDELASRWNVTGWRKRSNAEVAEYRLGSEAVLLVKPQTYMNLSGTAVGELARWYKVAEEDIVVIFDDMDLPTGKLRLRMKGGSGGHRGIESLLQHLAKDSFLRLRMGIGRPPAGWQVVDYVLSRFTAEEQPLIAAAIERSAEAVEAIVKDGMNKAMNLFNK, from the coding sequence ATGAAGATAATCGTGGGATTGGGAAACCCCGGTCAGGAATATAGCGCGACAAAGCATAATGTCGGTTTCATGGTGCTGGATGAACTGGCCAGCCGCTGGAACGTTACCGGCTGGCGAAAACGAAGCAACGCGGAAGTCGCGGAATATCGCCTTGGTTCGGAGGCGGTGCTGCTCGTAAAGCCGCAGACGTACATGAATCTCAGCGGCACGGCAGTCGGAGAGCTGGCGCGCTGGTATAAGGTCGCGGAAGAAGATATCGTGGTGATTTTCGATGACATGGATCTGCCGACCGGAAAGCTTCGCTTGCGGATGAAAGGCGGTTCGGGCGGGCATCGCGGCATCGAATCACTGCTCCAGCATCTGGCCAAGGATTCTTTTTTGCGCCTGCGCATGGGCATCGGTCGTCCGCCTGCCGGCTGGCAGGTCGTAGACTATGTTTTAAGCCGTTTTACCGCCGAAGAGCAACCGCTGATCGCGGCGGCGATCGAGCGCAGCGCGGAAGCGGTGGAGGCGATCGTGAAGGATGGCATGAATAAGGCGATGAATCTCTTCAACAAGTAG
- a CDS encoding universal stress protein — MAVKKIVLAFEGSEGSKKALEWALEFAKQSQAEIHVVTILESVGMISLEPTSQLIDMENIREQYLQQLNESTAKLCDGYSCTVRTKVLEGNAADELINYAKQQHADLLVCGTRGLGNFTSLLLGSVAHKLVTYADMPVLVVK; from the coding sequence ATGGCTGTAAAAAAAATTGTTTTAGCCTTTGAAGGTTCCGAGGGCAGCAAAAAAGCTCTGGAGTGGGCCTTGGAATTCGCCAAACAATCGCAAGCTGAGATTCACGTAGTAACGATACTGGAATCGGTCGGCATGATCAGCCTCGAACCGACCAGCCAGCTCATCGACATGGAAAACATCCGCGAACAATACCTGCAACAACTAAACGAGTCGACCGCCAAGCTTTGCGACGGCTACTCCTGCACCGTCCGCACGAAGGTGCTCGAAGGCAACGCCGCCGATGAGCTGATCAATTACGCTAAACAGCAGCACGCCGATCTGCTGGTCTGCGGTACGCGCGGCCTCGGTAATTTCACCTCGCTCCTGCTCGGCAGCGTCGCGCATAAGCTGGTCACCTACGCCGATATGCCTGTGTTAGTGGTTAAATAG
- the rpmE gene encoding 50S ribosomal protein L31, with amino-acid sequence MRENIHPDYNEVQVTCGCGNKFVTGSVKKELRVDVCSKCHPFYTGQQRAISVGGRIEKFNKRYSK; translated from the coding sequence ATGAGAGAAAATATTCATCCGGACTATAACGAAGTGCAAGTGACTTGCGGTTGCGGCAATAAATTCGTTACCGGTTCCGTGAAAAAAGAGCTGCGGGTAGACGTTTGCTCCAAGTGCCATCCCTTCTACACTGGCCAGCAACGTGCTATTTCCGTTGGCGGTCGTATCGAGAAATTCAATAAGCGTTACAGCAAATAA
- a CDS encoding DUF1385 domain-containing protein translates to MEAKKPLVGGQAVIEGVMMKGPGRLATAVREPSGNIVVREESSRSLGERYPMLKKPMLRGVVILGESLVQGMKALSFSAQAAGEEGEELSNREIVLTMLFALGLAVLLFVIVPTYAAKYIHSAVTDPRLLNLFEGILRLVIFLLYIGAISRMKDIQRVFEYHGAEHKSIHAYEAGVPLTVEEVQKFSTLHPRCGTNFLLIVMVVSIILFAFLGWPDLWLRIATRVVLLPLVAGIAYEIIRFAGSSKAAWVHYVILPGLWLQKLTTRQPDDAQVEVAIRALLAVLPEQEPLAEKETVSA, encoded by the coding sequence ATGGAAGCAAAGAAACCGTTGGTTGGCGGCCAAGCCGTCATCGAGGGCGTGATGATGAAAGGTCCGGGACGCTTGGCGACTGCGGTGCGCGAGCCAAGCGGCAACATTGTCGTGCGCGAAGAAAGCAGCCGTTCGCTGGGCGAACGCTATCCCATGCTGAAGAAACCGATGCTGCGCGGCGTTGTGATTCTTGGCGAATCACTGGTTCAGGGCATGAAGGCACTATCTTTTTCTGCCCAGGCGGCCGGTGAGGAAGGCGAAGAGCTGAGCAACCGTGAAATCGTCTTGACGATGTTATTTGCGTTGGGCTTGGCGGTCTTGCTCTTTGTGATCGTACCGACCTATGCGGCTAAATATATCCATAGCGCCGTTACGGATCCCCGACTGTTGAATCTGTTCGAAGGCATCTTGCGCCTGGTCATCTTTTTGCTCTATATCGGTGCGATATCGCGCATGAAGGACATCCAAAGAGTGTTCGAATATCACGGCGCCGAACATAAGAGCATTCATGCCTATGAAGCCGGCGTACCGCTGACCGTGGAAGAGGTGCAGAAGTTCAGCACGCTGCATCCGCGTTGCGGCACGAATTTTCTTTTGATCGTGATGGTGGTAAGCATCATCCTGTTCGCCTTTTTAGGCTGGCCCGATCTGTGGCTGCGCATCGCCACGCGCGTCGTTTTGCTGCCGTTGGTGGCAGGCATTGCGTATGAAATCATTCGCTTCGCCGGATCGAGCAAGGCGGCCTGGGTACATTACGTGATTCTGCCCGGACTGTGGCTGCAAAAGCTGACGACCCGCCAGCCGGACGACGCGCAGGTGGAAGTCGCGATTCGCGCGCTGCTTGCGGTATTGCCGGAACAGGAGCCGCTGGCGGAAAAAGAAACGGTTTCGGCGTAG